In a single window of the Rhodoferax saidenbachensis genome:
- the pdxH gene encoding pyridoxamine 5'-phosphate oxidase: protein MTSIADLRKSYERAELDESASHADPLQQFDQWLNEAITGQVPEPNAMTLATVGSNLRPSTRIVLIKGYDAQGITWFTNYDSRKGQELAGNPYAALQFHWVELERVVRIEGVVEKVSDAESDAYFKSRPLDSRIGAWASPQSQVISGRGVLVANAAKYAAQFLLQPPRPPHWGGYRLKPDNWQFWQGRKSRLHDRLQYRIQPDQNWLRERLAP, encoded by the coding sequence ATGACTTCCATTGCCGACCTCCGCAAAAGCTACGAACGCGCCGAACTGGACGAAAGCGCCTCGCACGCCGACCCGCTCCAACAGTTTGACCAATGGCTGAATGAAGCCATCACCGGGCAAGTGCCCGAGCCCAACGCCATGACGCTGGCCACTGTGGGCAGCAACCTGCGCCCCAGCACCCGCATCGTGTTGATCAAGGGGTATGACGCACAAGGCATCACTTGGTTTACCAATTACGACAGCCGCAAGGGCCAGGAACTGGCCGGCAACCCGTATGCCGCGCTGCAGTTCCATTGGGTGGAACTGGAGCGCGTGGTGCGTATTGAAGGTGTGGTGGAGAAAGTAAGCGATGCAGAAAGCGACGCCTATTTCAAGAGCCGCCCACTGGATTCGCGCATCGGTGCGTGGGCCTCGCCACAAAGCCAGGTGATTTCGGGGCGCGGTGTGCTGGTAGCCAACGCTGCCAAATACGCCGCCCAGTTTTTGCTGCAACCGCCACGCCCGCCGCACTGGGGCGGCTACCGGCTCAAGCCCGACAACTGGCAGTTCTGGCAAGGCCGCAAGAGCCGCCTGCATGACCGGCTGCAGTACCGCATCCAGCCCGATCAGAACTGGCTGCGGGAACGTCTGGCGCCCTAG
- a CDS encoding (2Fe-2S)-binding protein has protein sequence MSVKFQVNGKAVTAQAEPDTPLLWVIRDELGMTGTKFGCGAALCGACTVHLNGTPVRSCQTPLSTVAGKKVATVEGLSRNNTHPLQVAWIKHDVPQCGYCQSGQLMSAAALLAGNKNPTDADIDAAMSGNLCRCGTYPRIKAAIKDAASTMRKA, from the coding sequence ATGAGCGTCAAATTCCAAGTCAATGGCAAGGCGGTGACCGCCCAGGCCGAACCCGACACCCCGCTCTTGTGGGTGATCCGCGATGAGCTGGGCATGACCGGCACCAAGTTTGGCTGCGGTGCGGCTTTGTGCGGTGCGTGTACGGTGCACCTGAACGGCACGCCGGTGCGTTCCTGCCAGACGCCACTGTCCACGGTGGCCGGCAAGAAGGTGGCCACGGTCGAAGGGCTGTCCCGCAACAACACCCACCCGCTGCAGGTCGCGTGGATCAAGCACGACGTGCCCCAGTGCGGTTACTGCCAGTCGGGCCAGTTGATGAGCGCTGCGGCATTGCTCGCCGGTAACAAAAACCCGACAGACGCCGACATCGACGCCGCCATGAGTGGCAACCTTTGCCGCTGCGGCACCTATCCCCGTATCAAGGCCGCCATCAAGGATGCGGCCTCCACGATGCGCAAAGCCTGA